The sequence TGCGATTATCGATACGTACACGCAAGCCACACAGTGTCCAGCATCCGAAACACATTGATGGTGCCACGCGTTGATTTGGATTCGGCGAGATCTTACCTTGTTCATCGACACTGTATTCCGTCTCTAACGAATTACCGTGATGGATGTGGTTGGTTTTTTTGCCTGCAGTGCCATCGATAGCACCGTGAACCATGTGTTTTGTGGTTGTCGCATAACCTGCAGCAAAAGCTCCAACACCACCGGCAGCAAGGCCTGTTTTTAAAAATTGACGACGTTTGTTATCCATGATGATTCCTCAGACTACAAGCTATGTGAGCGGTTAAGTGGTGACGATGTATTTTGGTTTGGCTTCGATGTTGTCTTTAGTGCAGAGCCAGTTGTTCTTGTTGATCCAACAGACACGATCTCAGAGGCGAACAACGCAAGTGCTAACCAAAGGCCACACATACCAACAATGCCGAGCAATCCCGCGCTACCCATAGGCAGTTCATAAGGGAATGGACCCACATCAAAACGTGGAATAGTTTGAACTTCCATCATGGTGACCCAACGCACCGCCCAGGCTGAAACTATGGTTGCAAGCGCAACAGCAATAACTCCAAGCTTGCTTTGCGATAGACGTTGCAGAGGTAGAACTAAGATCATGCACAGCAAAATGCTGGTGGTCATGATGCCTAAATTAATGCCCCAAGTGTCGTTCTCATACAGATTGAAGTGACCATGGTTAGATGCCCAAATCGAGGTAAGAATGATGGCAAGACCACCCGTTAACGTAATGGTTCTTTGTACTATAGCGAGGTCTGTTGGTTTTAAGCTAGGTTTGCTTGAAGGCAGTAGAGCCCAAATCAACAGCGTTAAGCCCGTTGCAGCAAAGAATGCGGTCGTGAACCAAAGCAGTGGAGAAGCCGGTTGATGCCAAAGCGGTCGGCTCGCCAAAATTGCAATCTCAGCGCCTGTGTAAAGCGCGATACTTAAGCCAGAAATAGCCGTCACAGCTGCGAATGCAATCATCAGCTTTGTCGGTACCTGCCATTGACCTAGTGTTAGCCAAGACAAACGTATTAGAAGCGGGTTTTCACTCTCTTTAAGTTGTGCGATGTCATCACGCAGGTAAAGCCAAGCAGTCGCGACAGCCAGACCAGAAAACA comes from Vibrio bathopelagicus and encodes:
- the nrfD gene encoding NrfD/PsrC family molybdoenzyme membrane anchor subunit — its product is MNITEVLVPAQEIAWLPWAVQYFFYIGSAYAAAILFLIALIFKNSTSHQFRSALVLVMAIGAIVGPLALTGDLHQPGRAWHFYAHITPWSWMSLGSLFLPLFSGLAVATAWLYLRDDIAQLKESENPLLIRLSWLTLGQWQVPTKLMIAFAAVTAISGLSIALYTGAEIAILASRPLWHQPASPLLWFTTAFFAATGLTLLIWALLPSSKPSLKPTDLAIVQRTITLTGGLAIILTSIWASNHGHFNLYENDTWGINLGIMTTSILLCMILVLPLQRLSQSKLGVIAVALATIVSAWAVRWVTMMEVQTIPRFDVGPFPYELPMGSAGLLGIVGMCGLWLALALFASEIVSVGSTRTTGSALKTTSKPNQNTSSPLNRSHSL